In one Aquabacterium sp. OR-4 genomic region, the following are encoded:
- a CDS encoding type II toxin-antitoxin system HigB family toxin: MQLLGLIKLDDFKRKHADARGPLDAWRSEAERAQWAGPQDVKTRYPNASILADNKVIFNIKGNTYRLVIKAKYQNGLILIEWVGTHAEYDKQKF, encoded by the coding sequence ATGCAGCTACTTGGCCTCATCAAGCTGGACGACTTCAAGCGCAAACATGCTGACGCACGTGGGCCGCTCGACGCGTGGCGCTCGGAGGCCGAGCGTGCTCAATGGGCCGGCCCACAGGACGTCAAGACCCGTTATCCCAACGCCAGCATCCTGGCAGACAACAAGGTCATCTTCAACATCAAGGGCAACACCTATCGACTGGTCATCAAGGCCAAGTACCAAAACGGCTTGATCCTGATCGAGTGGGTTGGCACGCATGCTGAGTACGACAAGCAGAAGTTCTAG
- a CDS encoding OmpA family protein encodes MNFAAPHRPHRPQHGAKARAGLTAARLATAAALALCAALPATAQTAPAAPLLKAAQVTEDALVDALEIAPAASAAASGATRAIRPSMRPGVPAKPPGPGKASLLITFATGSSDITPETVAVLEKVAKALQSDRLAGFGFRVEGHADPRGGDELNQKLSAERAQAVVSYLTTKLGVLPERLSSVGKGASELLNAQKADAPENRRVTIVTTQ; translated from the coding sequence ATGAACTTCGCCGCCCCCCATCGGCCCCATCGGCCCCAGCACGGCGCCAAGGCCCGCGCCGGCCTGACCGCCGCGCGCCTGGCCACGGCCGCCGCGCTGGCCCTGTGCGCCGCACTGCCTGCCACCGCCCAAACCGCGCCGGCCGCCCCGTTGCTCAAGGCCGCACAAGTGACCGAAGACGCGCTGGTCGACGCGCTCGAGATCGCGCCGGCCGCATCGGCCGCCGCCAGCGGCGCCACCCGCGCCATCCGGCCGTCGATGCGCCCTGGCGTGCCGGCCAAGCCGCCCGGCCCGGGCAAGGCCAGCCTGCTGATCACCTTTGCCACCGGCTCGTCCGACATCACGCCCGAGACCGTGGCGGTGCTCGAGAAGGTGGCCAAGGCGCTGCAGTCCGATCGCCTGGCCGGCTTCGGCTTCCGCGTGGAAGGCCATGCCGACCCGCGCGGCGGTGACGAGCTCAACCAGAAGCTCTCGGCCGAGCGCGCGCAGGCCGTGGTGAGCTACCTCACCACCAAGCTGGGCGTGCTGCCCGAGCGCCTGTCGTCGGTGGGCAAGGGTGCCAGCGAGCTGCTCAACGCACAGAAGGCCGACGCGCCCGAGAACCGCCGCGTCACGATCGTCACCACCCAGTGA
- a CDS encoding YDG domain-containing protein gives MNLPLPSAPKRRSARARHAMLPALRPLALAAAGLFATLSLQAAGPAAVLPSGLQVVQGQASATVNGQRMTVTNSANAILNWQQFSIGSGQAVQFVQPSAASRVLNRVTGSDPSQIFGSLTSNGQVWLLNPNGVLFGQGARVDVAGLVASTLAMSDADWAPRRYNLFAPAGFGASGQADVINQGELRSSTGGQVILLGVSGVRNEGLIEAPGGQVLLAAGATATLADTGLPNLAMQVSAPQGEVLNLGQALASGGRIDLQAAIVNQQGIVRADSLGSGGSVLLAGTQAVNLSAGSRTSASGASGGQIQIDAGAAGTLLVAGTIEATGSSGLGGSATLLGHQVGLLDGARVDVSGQTGGGTALVGGGVQGQDARLRNAQAVFMAPGATVAADALGLGQGGSVVLWGTQANRSYGTLSARGGALGGNGGFIETSGGWLDARPLAVRADAPAGQAGRWLLDPYDLIISDEGNDTRISNGPSFTSTGSPGLLSTATLVAALNAGNNVVVQTGQGGEDDGNISVINATIKPAAGTAVSLTLLADNNITIDRSTIRSEGAALNLSLSAGRSGQAGAIAVRSSTLVSAGGDISLGGSVTSCGPNACESSFTGVAGALATDASGLRDGVSVAASALDAGSGTISIIGHSQVSSGDTNGVAIVDASTLSARRIRLLGTVDSDGDGMRTGVKLAGGLVSASERLVVDGGAYSGRYRLASLPAGVDILAPVQVGTADGNAEAYAAITGEVLDRSSSNDDDTPTLTRFGLGLRGASGKLVALGGAPVTLTGRALSGGSEDLAVYLASSAPASLDMSLGGALQIDGDTGISIGGEIVAGSGRSLAITAGGTLSIEAAHLSGNASSVSLRGNVLTIGSLGQATRLAFGENTTLDISAPTAIIGNFDSSLISNDDNDDQLEVEGGVARGTRRALAASQADGQAAAGAGATTLSAGGAITIQASNLGLGANASVQSSATGTAITVLGFSFSQGSRADRSASLVQEGTGGSVIGFFNQSGSEALSAPNGRWLVYAWDSAALGDGYAFQNGALQASFRQYGASYGAADPAESGNGFLFSSQPTLGLSSPYSRVYDGSTAVNLADAGSSLSGLRDGLAYTGSLVLDSRHVGSDIPMSLVMTGTGFVDAQGAPVYGVSIDSSSLVGSITPKPITVAAVNAIGKVYDGNASALLAGGTLSGPVEGDTVALAGMSGSFADRHVGRDKLVTVTGFTLVGADAGNYSLSTSTATTTASITPLALSAVGTASDKVYDGSTRATPGQSLTLSGVLGEDAVMASAGSAAFIDKNVGSGKTVQLGNLLLSGADAGNYTLDSATATASISPRTLQVGAATAASKVYDGGTAASAQSVSLTGVIEGDSVSGLATGRFDTAGVGSAKAVTLSSFSLTGSDAANYRLDSEQGSLSSSAAITPATLRYVADRVSVVQGGTLPALTGSVSGLVGEESLASATTGTLQFGTSTATSAAPGRYAITGSGLSAANYSFEQAAGNAVALAIDAPVVVPPVVTDTPKIAQTAVVAVLIPATTSSATEGRTLDAVQVVAPAGSGERRAFASLDLDSMSKDTIAAVLTAREQYKKSVFAQAINRLEQNPGLADAPGCATAEQAASGQCLMFSPLAGLSPAGGAPARVVQQLPMPVPSAAPVAPAAPTAGTGPGAATGGATPAVAAAAPAAPVAAAATPAGAVTVTPVMANVPGARLLSARAVKSAALPQIRRKIAVLVGIDQYSDARIPRLSNAVGDARAVAASLETNLGYETLVLENPSRAMLYQTLNQLQFTVGPEDSVVLYYAGHGELIEKTGQGYWQPADADAARPETWISNADIGKLLRQLPAQQVAMISDSCFSGSLVSNERIRTGTGTGSQDASALLARRAAVVMSSGGNEPVFDSGKNGHSPFAWSLMQTLGQVSSWKPGSSLFEQIRFDVARQLPQRPQYGAARDGGHEAGADYLFEQRRLEERLTR, from the coding sequence ATGAACCTCCCGCTTCCATCCGCCCCCAAGCGCCGCAGCGCGCGTGCCCGCCACGCCATGCTGCCGGCCCTGCGCCCGCTGGCGCTGGCCGCCGCCGGCCTGTTTGCCACGCTGTCGCTGCAGGCCGCCGGCCCCGCCGCCGTGCTGCCCAGCGGCCTGCAGGTGGTGCAGGGCCAGGCCAGTGCCACCGTCAACGGCCAGCGCATGACCGTGACCAACAGCGCCAACGCCATCCTGAACTGGCAGCAGTTCTCGATCGGCAGCGGCCAGGCCGTGCAGTTTGTGCAGCCAAGTGCCGCCAGCCGGGTGCTCAACCGCGTGACCGGCAGCGATCCGTCGCAGATCTTCGGCAGCCTCACCAGCAATGGCCAGGTGTGGCTGCTCAATCCCAATGGCGTGTTGTTCGGCCAGGGCGCCCGGGTGGACGTGGCCGGCCTGGTGGCCTCCACGCTGGCCATGTCCGACGCCGACTGGGCCCCGCGGCGCTACAACCTGTTCGCGCCGGCCGGCTTCGGCGCCAGCGGCCAGGCCGATGTGATCAACCAGGGCGAGCTGCGCAGCAGCACCGGTGGCCAGGTGATCTTGCTGGGCGTCAGCGGTGTGCGCAACGAGGGCCTGATCGAGGCCCCGGGCGGCCAGGTGCTGCTGGCCGCGGGCGCCACCGCCACACTGGCCGACACCGGCCTGCCCAACCTGGCCATGCAGGTCAGCGCGCCGCAGGGCGAGGTATTGAACCTGGGCCAGGCCCTGGCCAGCGGCGGGCGCATCGACCTGCAGGCGGCCATCGTCAACCAGCAGGGCATCGTGCGCGCCGACAGCCTGGGCAGCGGCGGCAGCGTGCTGCTGGCCGGCACGCAGGCGGTCAACCTGTCGGCCGGCAGCCGCACCAGCGCCAGCGGCGCCAGCGGCGGCCAGATCCAGATCGACGCCGGCGCGGCCGGCACGCTGCTGGTGGCCGGCACGATCGAGGCCACCGGCAGCAGCGGCCTGGGCGGCAGCGCCACGCTGCTGGGCCACCAGGTGGGCCTGCTCGACGGCGCACGGGTGGATGTGTCGGGCCAGACCGGCGGCGGCACGGCCTTGGTGGGCGGTGGCGTGCAGGGCCAGGATGCGCGGCTGCGCAATGCCCAGGCGGTGTTCATGGCCCCCGGCGCCACGGTGGCCGCCGACGCGCTGGGCCTGGGCCAGGGCGGCAGCGTGGTGCTGTGGGGCACCCAGGCCAACCGCAGCTACGGCACGCTGAGCGCGCGCGGTGGCGCCCTGGGCGGCAATGGCGGCTTCATCGAAACCTCGGGCGGCTGGCTGGACGCCCGGCCGTTGGCGGTGCGCGCCGATGCGCCGGCCGGCCAGGCCGGCCGCTGGCTGCTCGACCCCTACGACCTGATCATCAGCGACGAGGGCAATGACACCCGGATCAGCAACGGCCCCAGCTTCACCAGCACCGGCAGCCCCGGCCTGCTGAGCACGGCCACCCTGGTGGCGGCGCTGAACGCCGGCAACAACGTGGTGGTGCAGACCGGCCAGGGCGGCGAGGACGACGGCAACATCAGCGTCATCAACGCCACCATCAAGCCGGCCGCCGGCACCGCGGTCAGCCTGACCCTGCTGGCCGACAACAACATCACCATCGACCGCAGCACCATCCGCAGCGAAGGCGCCGCGCTCAACCTGAGCCTGAGCGCCGGCCGCTCGGGCCAGGCCGGGGCCATCGCGGTGCGCTCGTCCACGCTGGTGTCGGCGGGCGGCGACATCAGCCTCGGCGGCAGCGTGACCAGCTGCGGACCGAACGCCTGCGAAAGCAGCTTCACCGGCGTGGCCGGCGCCCTGGCCACCGATGCCAGCGGCTTGCGCGACGGTGTGTCGGTGGCGGCCTCGGCGCTCGACGCCGGCAGCGGCACGATCAGCATCATCGGCCACAGCCAGGTCAGCAGCGGCGACACCAACGGCGTGGCCATCGTCGATGCCAGCACGCTGAGCGCACGCCGCATCCGGCTGCTGGGCACGGTCGATTCCGACGGCGACGGCATGCGCACCGGCGTCAAGCTGGCCGGCGGGCTGGTCAGCGCCAGCGAGCGCCTGGTGGTTGACGGCGGCGCCTATTCGGGCCGTTACCGGCTGGCCAGCCTGCCGGCTGGCGTGGACATCCTGGCGCCGGTGCAGGTGGGCACGGCCGACGGCAATGCCGAAGCCTACGCCGCGATCACCGGCGAGGTGCTGGACCGCAGCTCGTCCAACGACGACGACACGCCCACGCTCACCCGCTTTGGCCTGGGCCTGCGCGGCGCCAGCGGCAAGCTGGTGGCCCTGGGTGGCGCCCCGGTCACACTGACCGGCCGCGCGCTGTCGGGCGGCAGCGAGGACCTGGCCGTCTACCTGGCCAGCAGTGCCCCGGCGTCGCTCGACATGAGCCTGGGCGGCGCGCTGCAGATCGACGGCGACACCGGCATCAGCATCGGCGGCGAGATCGTGGCCGGCAGCGGCCGCAGCCTGGCCATCACCGCCGGCGGCACGCTGTCGATCGAGGCCGCGCACCTCAGCGGCAATGCCAGCAGCGTGAGCCTGCGCGGCAACGTGCTGACCATCGGCAGCCTGGGCCAGGCCACGCGCCTGGCCTTCGGCGAGAACACCACGCTGGACATCAGCGCCCCCACGGCCATCATCGGCAACTTCGACAGCAGCCTGATCAGCAACGACGACAACGACGACCAGCTTGAAGTGGAAGGCGGTGTGGCCCGCGGCACGCGCCGCGCCCTGGCCGCCAGCCAGGCCGATGGCCAGGCCGCCGCCGGCGCCGGCGCCACCACGCTGAGCGCCGGTGGCGCCATCACCATCCAGGCCAGCAACCTGGGCCTGGGCGCCAATGCCAGCGTGCAGTCCAGCGCCACCGGCACCGCCATCACGGTGCTGGGCTTCAGCTTCTCGCAGGGCAGCCGGGCCGACCGCTCGGCCAGCCTGGTGCAAGAGGGCACCGGCGGCAGCGTGATCGGCTTCTTCAACCAGTCGGGCAGCGAGGCGCTGTCGGCGCCCAACGGCCGCTGGCTGGTCTATGCCTGGGATTCAGCCGCCTTGGGCGACGGCTACGCCTTCCAGAACGGCGCGCTGCAGGCCAGCTTCCGCCAGTACGGGGCCAGCTATGGCGCGGCCGACCCGGCCGAAAGCGGCAACGGCTTCCTGTTCAGCAGCCAGCCGACGCTGGGCCTGAGCAGCCCGTACAGCCGCGTGTACGACGGCAGCACCGCGGTCAATCTGGCCGACGCCGGCAGCTCGCTCAGCGGCCTGCGCGACGGCCTGGCCTACACCGGCTCGCTGGTGCTTGACAGCCGCCATGTCGGCAGCGACATCCCGATGTCGCTGGTGATGACCGGCACCGGCTTTGTCGATGCGCAGGGCGCGCCGGTGTACGGCGTGTCGATCGACAGCAGCAGCCTGGTGGGCAGCATCACGCCCAAGCCGATCACCGTGGCCGCGGTCAACGCCATCGGCAAGGTCTACGACGGCAACGCCAGTGCCCTGCTGGCCGGCGGCACGCTGTCGGGCCCGGTGGAAGGCGACACCGTGGCGCTGGCCGGCATGAGCGGCAGCTTTGCCGACCGGCATGTGGGCCGCGACAAGCTGGTCACGGTCACCGGCTTCACGCTGGTCGGTGCCGACGCGGGCAACTACAGCCTGAGCACCAGCACGGCCACCACCACCGCCAGCATCACGCCGCTGGCGCTGAGCGCCGTGGGCACGGCCAGCGACAAGGTCTACGACGGCAGCACCCGCGCCACGCCGGGCCAGTCGCTCACGCTCAGCGGGGTCCTGGGTGAAGACGCGGTGATGGCCAGCGCCGGCAGCGCCGCCTTCATCGACAAGAACGTCGGCAGCGGCAAGACCGTGCAGCTCGGCAACCTGCTGCTGAGCGGCGCCGACGCCGGCAACTACACCCTCGACAGCGCCACGGCCACGGCCAGCATCAGCCCGCGCACGCTGCAGGTGGGCGCGGCCACCGCCGCCAGCAAGGTGTACGACGGCGGCACCGCCGCCAGCGCCCAGAGCGTCAGCCTGACCGGCGTGATCGAGGGCGACTCGGTCAGCGGCCTGGCCACCGGCCGCTTCGACACCGCCGGCGTGGGCAGCGCCAAGGCCGTGACGCTGAGCAGCTTCAGCCTCACCGGCAGCGACGCCGCCAACTACCGCCTCGACAGCGAGCAGGGCAGCCTGAGCAGCAGCGCCGCCATCACCCCGGCCACGCTGCGCTACGTGGCCGACCGGGTGAGCGTGGTGCAGGGCGGCACCCTGCCCGCACTGACCGGCAGCGTGAGCGGCCTGGTCGGCGAAGAAAGCCTGGCCAGCGCCACCACCGGCACGCTGCAGTTCGGCACCAGCACCGCCACCAGCGCGGCGCCGGGCCGCTACGCCATCACCGGCAGCGGCCTCAGCGCGGCCAACTACAGCTTCGAGCAGGCCGCGGGCAATGCCGTGGCGCTGGCCATCGACGCGCCGGTGGTCGTGCCCCCGGTGGTGACCGACACCCCCAAGATCGCCCAGACCGCCGTGGTGGCGGTGCTGATACCGGCCACCACCAGCTCGGCCACCGAGGGCCGCACGCTCGATGCCGTGCAGGTGGTGGCGCCGGCCGGCAGCGGCGAGCGCCGCGCCTTTGCCAGCCTCGACCTGGACAGCATGTCCAAGGACACCATTGCTGCGGTGCTGACCGCACGCGAGCAGTACAAGAAGAGCGTGTTCGCCCAGGCCATCAACCGCCTCGAGCAGAACCCGGGCCTGGCCGACGCCCCGGGTTGCGCCACCGCCGAGCAGGCGGCCTCGGGCCAGTGCCTGATGTTCTCGCCACTGGCCGGCTTGTCGCCGGCCGGCGGCGCGCCGGCGCGTGTGGTGCAGCAGCTGCCGATGCCGGTGCCGTCGGCCGCGCCGGTGGCCCCCGCCGCACCCACCGCGGGCACCGGCCCGGGTGCCGCCACAGGCGGCGCCACACCGGCGGTGGCGGCCGCAGCGCCGGCCGCCCCCGTGGCCGCAGCGGCGACGCCGGCCGGCGCCGTGACCGTGACGCCGGTGATGGCCAATGTGCCGGGCGCGCGCCTGCTGTCGGCGCGCGCGGTCAAGAGCGCCGCGCTGCCGCAGATCCGGCGCAAGATCGCCGTGCTGGTGGGCATCGACCAGTACAGCGATGCGCGCATCCCGCGGCTGTCCAACGCAGTGGGCGATGCACGGGCGGTGGCCGCCTCGCTCGAAACCAACCTGGGCTACGAGACCCTGGTGCTCGAGAACCCCAGCCGGGCCATGCTGTACCAGACGCTGAACCAGCTGCAGTTCACCGTCGGCCCCGAAGACTCGGTGGTGCTGTACTACGCCGGCCACGGCGAGCTGATCGAGAAAACCGGCCAGGGCTACTGGCAACCGGCCGATGCCGACGCCGCGCGCCCCGAGACCTGGATCTCCAACGCCGACATCGGCAAGCTGCTGCGCCAGCTGCCGGCGCAACAGGTGGCGATGATCTCCGACAGCTGCTTCTCGGGCAGCCTGGTCAGCAACGAGCGCATCCGCACCGGCACTGGCACCGGCAGCCAGGACGCCAGCGCCCTGCTGGCGCGCCGCGCCGCGGTGGTGATGTCGTCGGGCGGCAACGAGCCGGTGTTCGACTCGGGCAAGAACGGCCACTCGCCGTTTGCCTGGAGCCTGATGCAGACGCTGGGCCAGGTGTCGAGCTGGAAGCCGGGCAGCTCGCTGTTCGAGCAGATCCGCTTCGACGTGGCGCGCCAGCTGCCGCAACGCCCGCAGTACGGTGCCGCACGCGACGGCGGCCACGAAGCGGGTGCCGACTACCTGTTCGAGCAGCGTCGCCTCGAGGAGCGCCTGACCCGATGA
- a CDS encoding ShlB/FhaC/HecB family hemolysin secretion/activation protein has product MLRQPQPAKPQALRMPRWPVAMACILVCAVGGAARVQAQTPSPTQAQATAAGASPAAEATVQVNGFWIEGNTLLDAGLIKTTLEPYRGQRSLSELKRAAEAVQALYGAAGFGAVVAYLPPQPVKDGVVTIAVLEGKLAKLTVQGHKRLSAERARAALPALVSGSTPRLQRIDRELQLANENPGRQLGVLLAPGAEPGQVEATLKVDEQAVTRWNLGLDNTGNERTGDWRVSLGWQHSDITGHDDVLSVQAQTSPTDPAKVKVLSGGYRLPLVSMLAALDLFGAYSNVDGGVQSTAAGGLRFAGKGRIAGARTQWYLPRLGEFDQRLSVGLEYRAYLNSCGIDGLPDGACGTAGQSVTVHPLTAEYSVQRSGALSAGASLGLAHNLGLGGKHGEAAAFDAVRPGAKRRYTVLRATANLSLPVFEDWALGGRMSAQLANDPLVPGEQFGIGGGASVRGYHERELSGDSGLQASLELSTPKLGWLGPDADLRLLGFVDAGQIDNQADTLCRPGKTRCTLSSAGVGLRLGWGPVQLRLAAAQAFDDAASTQRGDWRGHVSLGASF; this is encoded by the coding sequence ATGTTGCGGCAACCCCAACCAGCCAAGCCCCAGGCCCTGCGCATGCCCCGCTGGCCGGTGGCCATGGCCTGCATCCTGGTCTGCGCCGTCGGCGGTGCGGCCAGGGTTCAGGCCCAGACCCCATCTCCAACCCAGGCGCAGGCCACCGCCGCCGGCGCGAGCCCGGCCGCCGAAGCCACCGTGCAGGTCAACGGCTTCTGGATCGAGGGCAACACGCTGCTCGATGCCGGCCTGATCAAGACCACGCTGGAGCCCTATCGCGGCCAGCGCAGCCTGAGCGAGCTCAAGCGCGCCGCCGAGGCGGTGCAGGCCTTGTACGGCGCGGCCGGCTTCGGCGCGGTGGTGGCCTACCTGCCGCCGCAACCGGTGAAGGACGGCGTGGTGACCATCGCCGTGCTCGAAGGCAAGCTGGCCAAGCTGACGGTGCAGGGCCACAAGCGCCTGTCGGCCGAGCGCGCACGCGCCGCACTGCCGGCCCTGGTGAGCGGCAGCACGCCGCGGCTGCAGCGCATCGACCGCGAACTGCAGCTGGCCAACGAGAACCCCGGCCGCCAGCTCGGCGTGCTGCTGGCCCCGGGTGCCGAACCCGGCCAGGTCGAGGCCACGCTGAAGGTCGACGAGCAGGCGGTCACGCGCTGGAACCTGGGCCTCGACAACACCGGCAACGAGCGCACCGGTGACTGGCGGGTCAGCCTGGGCTGGCAGCACAGCGACATCACCGGCCATGACGATGTGCTGAGCGTGCAGGCCCAGACCTCGCCCACCGATCCGGCCAAGGTCAAGGTGCTGAGCGGCGGCTACCGTCTGCCGCTGGTGTCGATGCTGGCGGCGCTGGACCTGTTCGGCGCCTACTCCAACGTCGATGGTGGCGTGCAGTCCACGGCCGCGGGCGGCCTGCGCTTTGCCGGCAAGGGCCGCATCGCCGGCGCGCGCACCCAGTGGTACCTGCCCCGCCTGGGCGAGTTCGACCAGCGCCTGAGCGTGGGCCTGGAGTACCGCGCCTACCTCAACAGCTGCGGCATCGACGGCCTGCCCGACGGCGCCTGCGGCACCGCCGGCCAGAGCGTGACCGTGCACCCGCTCACCGCCGAGTACAGCGTGCAGCGCTCGGGCGCGCTGAGCGCCGGCGCCAGCCTGGGCCTGGCGCACAACCTGGGCCTGGGCGGCAAGCATGGCGAAGCCGCCGCCTTCGACGCGGTGCGGCCCGGCGCCAAGCGCCGCTACACCGTGCTGCGCGCCACCGCCAACCTGAGCCTGCCGGTGTTCGAAGACTGGGCGCTGGGCGGGCGCATGTCGGCTCAGCTGGCCAACGACCCGCTGGTGCCCGGCGAGCAGTTCGGCATTGGCGGCGGCGCCTCGGTGCGTGGCTACCACGAGCGTGAGCTGTCGGGCGACAGCGGCCTGCAGGCCTCGCTCGAGCTCAGCACGCCCAAGCTCGGCTGGCTGGGCCCCGACGCCGACCTGCGCCTGCTGGGCTTTGTGGATGCCGGCCAGATCGACAACCAGGCCGACACCCTGTGCCGCCCCGGCAAGACCCGCTGCACGCTCAGCTCGGCCGGCGTGGGCCTGCGCCTGGGCTGGGGCCCGGTGCAGCTGCGCCTGGCCGCCGCCCAGGCCTTCGACGACGCCGCCAGCACCCAGCGCGGTGACTGGCGTGGCCATGTCTCGCTCGGCGCCAGCTTCTGA